Proteins encoded in a region of the Zea mays cultivar B73 chromosome 2, Zm-B73-REFERENCE-NAM-5.0, whole genome shotgun sequence genome:
- the LOC103647957 gene encoding importin-11 isoform X1 produces the protein MALSASDVPTMYTVLVNSLSADEAARRPAEAALAQCETRPGFCSCLLEIISARGLACREDVRLLATVYFKNSINRYWRHRRDSYGISNEEKDHLRKNLLLNMREENSQIALQLAVLISKIARLDYPKEWPELLSVLAQQLQSADVLASHRVFMVLFRTLKELSTKRLAVDQKNYAEITGHLFEYTWNLWKSDVQTILQNLSMLSQRNDIDSVFEQSNDLALICDRWLLCLMIVRLLIFSGYASDSRTAQEVWQVREVCPTVLTAIKSLLPYYDTFKDKHAKLCDFAKRACTKLMKVLVTLQGRHPYSFVHETVLSATVDFCLNMITNPEQTGTTFEEFLIQSMVLVKSVLECKEYRPSPMGRVINENEPLSLEQRKKNFAAVASDMLKVILSGDRVVLLCNILVRRYFIFTAKDLEEWSENPESFHHEQNLVQWTEKKRPCAEALFIVIFEKYRELLAPVVVSVLREAMAISPPQETEVTAGMLLKDASYTAAGHVYYELSNYLSFNEWFHGSLSIEISNHHPNMRIIRRKIALLLGHWISEIKGDTRKLVYRALVGLLQDNDIAVRLAACSSLCYLFQESCFSELDLFECLPTCWTMSFKLIEDVQEFDSKVQVLNFISVLLEHAGDKVIPFACQLSQFFQMIWNESAGESLLQIQLLTALRTFVSSLGFQSPLSYHMLIPILQSGINIDSPDALNLLEDSVLLWEATLSNAPSIVPQLLDLFPYLVGIMNRSFDHLEVTMKIIEDYIIFGGSEFLKSHGASLANIIDTIVGNVNDKGLLTALPIVDLLIQIFPLEAPPLISSALQKLTFISLSQDDGQNPSRTTVRASSGAILARLLVMNTNFSAQLLSEPALLASIQQAGISVNNNLLFSLVDMWIDKVDDANAIQQKEYAMALSVILTLQVPQVIDKLDDILSVCTTVIIGSREVKTDDDTSGDITSSSWIGNDGSGYSNTSSKELRKRQVKDSDPIKQTSLEMVLRENLKACAVFHGDAAFNAAIGRIHPSSFAQLQQALNTA, from the exons ATGGCGCTCTCCGCCAGCGATGTGCCCACCATGTACACCGTCCTCGTCAATTCGCTCAGCGCCGACGAGGCGGCGCGGCGCCCGGCGGAGGCAGCTCTCGCGCAGTGCGAGACCCGCCCGGGCTTCTGCTCCTGCCTCCTG GAGATCATCTCGGCCAGGGGATTGGCTTGTCGGGAGGATGTCCGCCTGCTCGCCACGGTGTATTTTAAGAACAGTATCAACCGCTACTGGCGGCATCGTCGCGATTCGTA TGGAATTAGCAACGAGGAGAAGGACCACCTTCGGAAAAATCTTTTGCTAAACATGCGTGAGGAAAATAGCCAG ATTGCACTGCAGCTAGCTGTATTAATCTCCAAGATTGCACGATTGGATTACCCAAAAGAGTG GCCAGAGCTTCTGTCTGTATTGGCACAACAGCTGCAGTCCGCTGACGTTCTTGCTTCACATCGCGTGTTTATGGTCCTGTTTCGAACATTAAAGGAGCTGTCAACTAAACGGCTTGCTGTGGATCAGAAGAACTATGCAGAG ATCACTGGCCATTTGTTTGAGTATACCTGGAACCTTTGGAAGAGTGATGTGCAGACTATATTGCAGAATCTTTCTATGCTCTCACAGCGGAATGACATAGATTCCGTTTTTGAGCAATCCAATGACCTTGCTTTGATTTGCGACCGGTGGTTGCTCTGCCTAATGATTGTCCGGCTACTAATTTTTTCAGGTTATGCTAGTGATTCAAGAACTGCACAG GAGGTCTGGCAGGTCAGGGAAGTTTGTCCAACAGTTTTGACTGCCATTAAATCCCTTCTTCCATATT ACGACACCTTCAAAGACAAGCATGCTAAACTATGTGACTTTGCAAAAAGGGCATGCACTAAGTTGATGAAAGTCCTCGTTACTCTACAAGGCAGACATCCATATTCTTTTGTTCACGAAACTGTGCTTTCAGCTACAGTAGACTTCTGTTTGAATATGATTACAAATCCTGAACAGACTGGCACAACTTTTGAGGAGTTCCTTATACAAAGCATGGTTTTGGTTAAATCAGTACTGGAGTGCAAAGAATACAGACCAAGTCCCATGGGACGTGTGATCAATGAAAATGAGCCTTTAAGTCTGGAGCAAAGGAAGAAAAACTTCGCAGCAGTGGCTAGTGACATGCTGAAGGTCATTTTGTCTGGTGATCGAGTTGTGCTGCTTTGCAACATTTTAGTAAGGAG GTACTTCATTTTCACAGCAAAGGATTTGGAAGAGTGGTCAGAGAATCCTGAGTCCTTCCACCATGAGCAGAATTTGGTTCAGTGGACCGAGAAAAAACGGCCATGTGCTGAAGCCCTCTTCATTGTTATCTTCGAGAAGTACCGAGAG CTTCTAGCTCCAGTTGTTGTTTCTGTTCTTCGTGAAGCTATGGCTATTTCTCCACCACAAGAAACAGAGGTTACTGCAGGAATGCTTTTAAAGGATGCTTCCTATACAGCTGCCGGGCATGTTTATTATGAACTTTCGAACTATCTCAGTTTTAATGAATG GTTCCATGGATCTCTATCTATTGAAATTTCAAATCATCACCCCAATATGCGTATCATTCGTAGAAAAATCGCATTGCTACTTGGGCATTGGATTTCTGAG ATCAAGGGCGACACTCGGAAATTGGTATACCGCGCTTTGGTTGGGTTGCTGCAGGATAATGATATAGCTGTTAGG CTAGCAGCATGCTCTTCTCTCTGTTATCTTTTCCAAGAATCTTGCTTTTCTGAATTAGATTTGTTTGAGTGTCTTCCTACATGTTGGACAATGAGTTTCAAGTTGATAGAAGATGTACAAGAATTTGATTCAAAG GTGCAAGTGTTGAACTTCATTTCAGTTCTTCTTGAACATGCGGGGGACAAGGTTATTCCATTTGCATGTCAGCTATCACAATTTTTTCAGATG ATATGGAATGAATCTGCGGGTGAAAGCTTGCTACAGATACAATTACTAACAGCACTTAGAACTTTTGTTTCTTCGCTTGGATTCCAGTCACCTCTTTCTTACCACATGCTTATTCCTATACTGCAAAGTGGTATCAATATTGACAGCCCTGATGCTCTTAATCTTCTTGAGGACAGTGTTTTG TTGTGGGAAGCAACCCTTTCAAATGCCCCTTCCATTGTACCTCAACTTCTGGATTTATTCCCTTACCTTGTGGGCATCATGAATAGAAGCTTTGACCATCTGGAG GTCACAATGAAAATAATTGAGGATTACATTATTTTTGGCGGTTCAGAATTTTTGAAAAGCCATGGTGCAAGCCTAGCTAACATCATTGATACTATTGTTGGAAATGTCAATGATAAAGGACTTCTCACTGCACTTCCTATTGTTGATCTTCTTATTCAG ATATTTCCTCTGGAAGCTCCACCATTGATATCCAGTGCTCTTCAG AAACTTACCTTCATTTCGTTGAGTCAAGATGATGGCCAAAACCCGTCTAGGACAACTGTCCGAGCATCCTCTGGGGCGATTCTTGCTAGGCTTCTGGTGATGAATACAAACTTTTCGGCACAACTATTATCAGAGCCTGCTCTTTTGGCAAGCATCCAACAAGCAGGGATTTCTGTGAACAATAATCTGCTTTTTTCTTTGGTTGATATGTGGATCGACAAG GTAGATGACGCAAATGCTATACAGCAGAAGGAATACGCAATGGCACTTTCTGTAATCCTGACATTACAGGTACCTCAGGTCATTGACAAACTTGATGACATACTGAG TGTCTGCACTACTGTCATTATAGGAAGCCGTGAAGTAAAGACTGATGACGATACTAG CGGCGATATCACAAGCTCTTCATGGATAGGCAACGATGGTTCAGGTTATTCCAACACTTCAAGCAAAGAGCTGAGAAAGCGCCAG GTAAAGGATTCAGATCCTATCAAACAAACATCGCTAGAGATGGTGTTAAGAGAGAACTTAAAAGCATGTGCTGTTTTCCATGGGGATGCAGCATTCAACGCTGCCATCGGCAGGATCCATCCATCTTCGTTTGCTCAGCTGCAACAGGCCCTGAATACTGCATAA
- the LOC103647957 gene encoding importin-11 isoform X2 — protein MALSASDVPTMYTVLVNSLSADEAARRPAEAALAQCETRPGFCSCLLEIISARGLACREDVRLLATVYFKNSINRYWRHRRDSYGISNEEKDHLRKNLLLNMREENSQIALQLAVLISKIARLDYPKEWPELLSVLAQQLQSADVLASHRVFMVLFRTLKELSTKRLAVDQKNYAEITGHLFEYTWNLWKSDVQTILQNLSMLSQRNDIDSVFEQSNDLALICDRWLLCLMIVRLLIFSGYASDSRTAQEVWQVREVCPTVLTAIKSLLPYYDTFKDKHAKLCDFAKRACTKLMKVLVTLQGRHPYSFVHETVLSATVDFCLNMITNPEQTGTTFEEFLIQSMVLVKSVLECKEYRPSPMGRVINENEPLSLEQRKKNFAAVASDMLKVILSGDRVVLLCNILVRRYFIFTAKDLEEWSENPESFHHEQNLVQWTEKKRPCAEALFIVIFEKYRELLAPVVVSVLREAMAISPPQETEVTAGMLLKDASYTAAGHVYYELSNYLSFNEWFHGSLSIEISNHHPNMRIIRRKIALLLGHWISEIKGDTRKLVYRALVGLLQDNDIAVRLAACSSLCYLFQESCFSELDLFECLPTCWTMSFKLIEDVQEFDSKVQVLNFISVLLEHAGDKVIPFACQLSQFFQMIWNESAGESLLQIQLLTALRTFVSSLGFQSPLSYHMLIPILQSGINIDSPDALNLLEDSVLLWEATLSNAPSIVPQLLDLFPYLVGIMNRSFDHLEVTMKIIEDYIIFGGSEFLKSHGASLANIIDTIVGNVNDKGLLTALPIVDLLIQIFPLEAPPLISSALQKLTFISLSQDDGQNPSRTTVRASSGAILARLLVMNTNFSAQLLSEPALLASIQQAGISVNNNLLFSLVDMWIDKVDDANAIQQKEYAMALSVILTLQVPQVIDKLDDILRKP, from the exons ATGGCGCTCTCCGCCAGCGATGTGCCCACCATGTACACCGTCCTCGTCAATTCGCTCAGCGCCGACGAGGCGGCGCGGCGCCCGGCGGAGGCAGCTCTCGCGCAGTGCGAGACCCGCCCGGGCTTCTGCTCCTGCCTCCTG GAGATCATCTCGGCCAGGGGATTGGCTTGTCGGGAGGATGTCCGCCTGCTCGCCACGGTGTATTTTAAGAACAGTATCAACCGCTACTGGCGGCATCGTCGCGATTCGTA TGGAATTAGCAACGAGGAGAAGGACCACCTTCGGAAAAATCTTTTGCTAAACATGCGTGAGGAAAATAGCCAG ATTGCACTGCAGCTAGCTGTATTAATCTCCAAGATTGCACGATTGGATTACCCAAAAGAGTG GCCAGAGCTTCTGTCTGTATTGGCACAACAGCTGCAGTCCGCTGACGTTCTTGCTTCACATCGCGTGTTTATGGTCCTGTTTCGAACATTAAAGGAGCTGTCAACTAAACGGCTTGCTGTGGATCAGAAGAACTATGCAGAG ATCACTGGCCATTTGTTTGAGTATACCTGGAACCTTTGGAAGAGTGATGTGCAGACTATATTGCAGAATCTTTCTATGCTCTCACAGCGGAATGACATAGATTCCGTTTTTGAGCAATCCAATGACCTTGCTTTGATTTGCGACCGGTGGTTGCTCTGCCTAATGATTGTCCGGCTACTAATTTTTTCAGGTTATGCTAGTGATTCAAGAACTGCACAG GAGGTCTGGCAGGTCAGGGAAGTTTGTCCAACAGTTTTGACTGCCATTAAATCCCTTCTTCCATATT ACGACACCTTCAAAGACAAGCATGCTAAACTATGTGACTTTGCAAAAAGGGCATGCACTAAGTTGATGAAAGTCCTCGTTACTCTACAAGGCAGACATCCATATTCTTTTGTTCACGAAACTGTGCTTTCAGCTACAGTAGACTTCTGTTTGAATATGATTACAAATCCTGAACAGACTGGCACAACTTTTGAGGAGTTCCTTATACAAAGCATGGTTTTGGTTAAATCAGTACTGGAGTGCAAAGAATACAGACCAAGTCCCATGGGACGTGTGATCAATGAAAATGAGCCTTTAAGTCTGGAGCAAAGGAAGAAAAACTTCGCAGCAGTGGCTAGTGACATGCTGAAGGTCATTTTGTCTGGTGATCGAGTTGTGCTGCTTTGCAACATTTTAGTAAGGAG GTACTTCATTTTCACAGCAAAGGATTTGGAAGAGTGGTCAGAGAATCCTGAGTCCTTCCACCATGAGCAGAATTTGGTTCAGTGGACCGAGAAAAAACGGCCATGTGCTGAAGCCCTCTTCATTGTTATCTTCGAGAAGTACCGAGAG CTTCTAGCTCCAGTTGTTGTTTCTGTTCTTCGTGAAGCTATGGCTATTTCTCCACCACAAGAAACAGAGGTTACTGCAGGAATGCTTTTAAAGGATGCTTCCTATACAGCTGCCGGGCATGTTTATTATGAACTTTCGAACTATCTCAGTTTTAATGAATG GTTCCATGGATCTCTATCTATTGAAATTTCAAATCATCACCCCAATATGCGTATCATTCGTAGAAAAATCGCATTGCTACTTGGGCATTGGATTTCTGAG ATCAAGGGCGACACTCGGAAATTGGTATACCGCGCTTTGGTTGGGTTGCTGCAGGATAATGATATAGCTGTTAGG CTAGCAGCATGCTCTTCTCTCTGTTATCTTTTCCAAGAATCTTGCTTTTCTGAATTAGATTTGTTTGAGTGTCTTCCTACATGTTGGACAATGAGTTTCAAGTTGATAGAAGATGTACAAGAATTTGATTCAAAG GTGCAAGTGTTGAACTTCATTTCAGTTCTTCTTGAACATGCGGGGGACAAGGTTATTCCATTTGCATGTCAGCTATCACAATTTTTTCAGATG ATATGGAATGAATCTGCGGGTGAAAGCTTGCTACAGATACAATTACTAACAGCACTTAGAACTTTTGTTTCTTCGCTTGGATTCCAGTCACCTCTTTCTTACCACATGCTTATTCCTATACTGCAAAGTGGTATCAATATTGACAGCCCTGATGCTCTTAATCTTCTTGAGGACAGTGTTTTG TTGTGGGAAGCAACCCTTTCAAATGCCCCTTCCATTGTACCTCAACTTCTGGATTTATTCCCTTACCTTGTGGGCATCATGAATAGAAGCTTTGACCATCTGGAG GTCACAATGAAAATAATTGAGGATTACATTATTTTTGGCGGTTCAGAATTTTTGAAAAGCCATGGTGCAAGCCTAGCTAACATCATTGATACTATTGTTGGAAATGTCAATGATAAAGGACTTCTCACTGCACTTCCTATTGTTGATCTTCTTATTCAG ATATTTCCTCTGGAAGCTCCACCATTGATATCCAGTGCTCTTCAG AAACTTACCTTCATTTCGTTGAGTCAAGATGATGGCCAAAACCCGTCTAGGACAACTGTCCGAGCATCCTCTGGGGCGATTCTTGCTAGGCTTCTGGTGATGAATACAAACTTTTCGGCACAACTATTATCAGAGCCTGCTCTTTTGGCAAGCATCCAACAAGCAGGGATTTCTGTGAACAATAATCTGCTTTTTTCTTTGGTTGATATGTGGATCGACAAG GTAGATGACGCAAATGCTATACAGCAGAAGGAATACGCAATGGCACTTTCTGTAATCCTGACATTACAGGTACCTCAGGTCATTGACAAACTTGATGACATACTGAG GAAGCCGTGA
- the LOC100281543 gene encoding uncharacterized protein LOC100281543: MGYSSAAAAAFAVLPAPSPSSSDDSDDANTLPTNPIVEPEVASPHQTPPPKLQQLERGCNLAMTPLGRAGDVDQVVHLFSDLMLSTSSAGVPPSVLCYNTLLNALVEAGRAVEARSVFDGMLAAGVAPNASSFNILVKLYAWRTADFHLAYDQIHAMRRHGLLPDVGTFSTLVTGLCRAGKLDEAWGVLDWMLQEGCRPMVHTYTPIVQGYCRQGQIEEATNLIGFMEDAGCPPNAVTYNVLIRALCDDARFAEVEQVLAEIETKGHELSTVTYNIYMDALGKKGMAKEALKQFEALQCKGLHPTAFTLSIILNCLCCTSRFSQAISILERSTDLNFCAAVVAYNTVMSRLCDMGRWPAVLELLADMIKKCIIPNTRTLNIFIHSLCIADKLSVAMKLVCNQGFPANAVTYNTLIHSFYLRGEAYEADNMFAYMTEVANIAPDEVTYTIMVDGLCRQGKFDKATDFFKESLRNRLRLSKDLLTALLNGLARSDRNTNILVVFQEIERQGFVRCYLIFGDTVRSICQVGFRQHTKMYGLPFLLEGMLGPGKEVYPAHKGQGKGK; this comes from the coding sequence ATGGGTTACtcatccgccgccgccgccgccttcgcCGTCCTTCCCGCCCCCTCCCCATCGTCCTCCGACGACTCCGACGACGCCAATACCCTCCCTACCAACCCCATCGTGGAGCCGGAAGTAGCCTCCCCGCACCAAACTCCGCCTCCAAAGCTGCAGCAGCTGGAGCGCGGCTGCAACTTGGCAATGACGCCGCTGGGGCGCGCCGGGGACGTCGACCAGGTCGTCCACCTCTTCTCCGACCTCATGCTCTCCACCTCAAGCGCCGGCGTCCCGCCCAGCGTGCTCTGCTACAACACGCTCCTCAACGCGCTCGTGGAGGCCGGCCGCGCGGTGGAGGCCCGCAGCGTGTTCGACGGAATGCTCGCGGCGGGCGTGGCGCCCAACGCGTCGTCCTTCAACATCCTCGTCAAGCTGTACGCGTGGCGGACCGCCGACTTCCATCTTGCCTACGACCAGATCCACGCCATGCGGCGCCACGGGTTGCTGCCCGACGTCGGCACCTTCTCCACGCTCGTCACGGGGCTGTGCCGGGCGGGGAAGCTTGACGAGGCCTGGGGCGTGCTCGATTGGATGCTGCAGGAAGGGTGCCGCCCCATGGTGCACACGTACACGCCCATCGTGCAGGGCTATTGTCGTCAGGGCCAGATCGAGGAGGCTACCAACCTGATTGGCTTCATGGAGGATGCCGGTTGTCCTCCCAATGCTGTCACTTACAATGTTCTGATAAGGGCGCTGTGTGACGATGCCAGGTTCGCTGAGGTCGAGCAGGTGTTAGCAGAGATTGAAACTAAGGGCCACGAGCTCAGTACGGTTACCTATAATATATACATGGATGCTCTTGGCAAGAAAGGCATGGCTAAGGAAGCACTCAAGCAGTTTGAGGCCTTGCAATGTAAAGGGCTGCATCCCACAGCTTTTACTTTGAGCATCATTCTAAATTGCCTTTGCTGTACCTCGAGGTTTTCACAAGCCAtttccatcttggagaggagcacaGACTTAAATTTCTGCGCTGCTGTTGTTGCTTACAACACTGTGATGAGCAGACTGTGTGACATGGGCAGATGGCCAGCTGTTCTGGAGCTCTTGGCAGACATGATCAAGAAATGTATCATACCCAACACACGCACGCTCAACATTTTCATTCATAGTCTTTGCATCGCTGATAAGCTTTCTGTAGCTATGAAACTGGTCTGTAATCAAGGGTTTCCTGCAAATGCTGTGACATACAATACACTCATCCATTCGTTTTACTTAAGAGGAGAGGCCTATGAGGCGGACAACATGTTTGCGTACATGACAGAAGTAGCAAATATTGCTCCAGATGAAGTCACCTATACCATAATGGTTGATGGATTATGCAGACAAGGAAAATTTGATAAGGCTACTGATTTTTTTAAGGAGTCTCTGAGGAATAGGCTTAGGCTGTCAAAGGATCTTCTTACTGCCCTTCTAAACGGGCTTGCTCGCAGTGATAGAAACACAAACATCCTTGTTGTATTCCAAGAAATCGAAAGACAGGGCTTTGTCCGTTGTTACTTGATATTTGGTGATACAGTTAGATCAATCTGTCAGGTTGGTTTTCGTCAGCACACAAAGATGTATGGTCTGCCTTTTTTGCTGGAAGGAATGTTGGGACCTGGCAAGGAAGTTTACCCAGCCCATAAGGGCCAAGGAAAGGGaaaatga